The following are encoded together in the Pygocentrus nattereri isolate fPygNat1 chromosome 15, fPygNat1.pri, whole genome shotgun sequence genome:
- the LOC108435918 gene encoding elongation factor 2-like: MVNFTVDQIRAIMDKKSNIRNMSVIAHVDHGKSTLTDSLVSKAGIIASARAGETRFTDTRKDEQERCITIKSTAISLFYELTENDMAFIKQCKDGSGFLINLIDSPGHVDFSSEVTAALRVTDGALVVVDCVSGVCVQTETVLRQAIGERIKPVLMMNKMDRALLELQLEPEELYQTFQRIVENVNVIISTYGEDENGPMGNIMIDPVVGTVGFGSGLHGWAFTLKQFAEMYVMKFAAKGDSQMGPAERCKKVEDMMKKLWGDRYFDPATGKFSKSANGPDGKKLPRTFAQLILDPIFKVFDAIMNFKKEETAKLIEKLDIKLDQEDKDKEGKPLLKAVMRRWLPAGEALLQMITIHLPSPVTAQKYRCELLYEGPGDDDAAMGIKNCDPKAPLMMYISKMVPTTDKGRFYAFGRVFSGCVSTGQKVRIMGPNYTPGKKEDLYLKPIQRTILMMGRYVEPIEDVPCGNIVGLVGVDQFLVKTGTITTFEHAHNMRVMKFSVSPVVRVAVEAKNPADLPKLVEGLKRLAKSDPMVQCIIEESGEHIIAGAGELHLEICLKDLEEDHACIPLKKSDPVVSYRETVSEESKQMCLSKSPNKHNRLFMKARPLAEGLPEDIDKGEVSSRQELKARARYLAEKYEWEVTEARKIWCFGPDGTGPNVLVDVTKGVQYLNEIKDSVVAGFQWATKEGVLCEENMRGCRFDVHDVTLHADAIHRGGGQIIPTARRVLYACQLTAEPRLLEPVYLVEIQCPEAVVGGIYGVLNRKRGLVFEESQVAGTPMFVVKAYLPVNESFGFTADLRSNTSGQAFPQCVFDHWQILPGDPMEPNTKPAQIVADTRKRKGLKEGIPALDNYLDKL, translated from the exons ATG GTGAACTTCACCGTAGACCAGATCCGGGCCATCATGGACAAAAAGTCCAACATCCGTAACATGTCTGTGATTGCGCATGTGGACCATGGTAAATCCACTTTGACTGACTCGCTGGTGTCCAAGGCTGGTATCATTGCTTCAGCCCGTGCCGGAGAAACGCGTTTCACCGACACAAGAAAGGATGAGCAGGAGCGTTGCATCACCATCAAGTCCAC TGCCATCTCCTTGTTCTACGAGCTAACTGAAAACGACATGGCCTTCATCAAGCAGTGCAAGGATGGTTCTGGCTTTCTGATCAATCTGATTGACTCCCCTGGGCACGTAGACTTCTCCTCAGAGGTGACTGCTGCCCTGCGTGTCACAGATGGAGCCCTGGTGGTGGTCGACTGTGTGTCTG gtgtgtgtgtgcagactgAGACTGTGCTGAGACAGGCTATTGGTGAGAGGATCAAGCCTGTGCTGATGATGAACAAGATGGACCGTGCCTTGCTAGAGCTGCAGCTGGAGCCTGAGGAGCTGTACCAGACCTTTCAGCGCATTGTGGAGAACGTCAACGTAATCATTTCCACCTATGGCGAAGATGAGAATGGACCAATGGGCAACATTATG ATTGATCCAGTTGTTGGCACTGTCGGGTTTGGGTCTGGACTGCACGGATGGGCTTTTACCCTCAAACAGTTTGCTGAGATGTATGTGATGAAATTTGCTGCTAAGGGTGATTCCCAAATGGGACCTGCAGAGCGTTGTAAGAAAGTGGAGGACATGATGAAGAAACTGTGGGGTGACAG GTACTTTGACCCTGCCACTGGCAAATTCAGCAAGTCTGCTAATGGACCTGATGGCAAGAAGCTCCCCAGAACCTTTGCTCAACTCATTCTGGACCCCATCTTCAAA GTGTTTGATGCCATCATGAACTTCAAGAAGGAGGAAACTGCTAAGCTGATTGAGAAGTTGGACATCAAGTTGGACCAGGAGGACAAGGATAAGGAGGGCAAGCCCCTGCTGAAGGCTGTGATGCGTCGCTGGCTGCCAGCTGGAGAGGCCCTGCTTCAGATGATCACCATCCACCTTCCCTCCCCTGTCACTGCTCAGAAGTACCGTTGTGAGCTGCTGTATGAAGGACCTGGAGATGATGATGCTGCCATGG GTATCAAGAACTGTGACCCTAAAGCTCCACTTATGATGTACATCTCAAAAATGGTGCCAACTACTGACAAGGGTCGTTTCTATGCCTTTGGGCGCGTCTTCTCTGGCTGTGTCTCCACTGGCCAGAAGGTACGCATTATGGGACCAAACTACACCCCTGGAAAGAAAGAAGATCTTTATCTGAAACCCATCCAGAG GACCATTTTGATGATGGGTCGCTATGTTGAGCCCATTGAGGACGTGCCCTGTGGTAACATCGTGGGTCTGGTAGGTGTTGACCAGTTTTTGGTGAAGACAGGGACCATCACCACCTTTGAGCATGCCCACAACATGCGTGTGATGAAATTCAGTGTTAGCCCTGTGGTGAGAGTGGCAGTGGAGGCTAAGAACCCTGCTGACCTGCCCAAACTGGTGGAGGGGCTGAAACGTCTGGCCAAGTCTGATCCTATGGTTCAGTGTATTATTGAAGAGTCTGGAGAGCACATCATCGCTGGTGCTGGCGAGCTGCATCTTGAGATCTGCTTGAAGGATCTTGAGGAGGACCATGCCTGCATTCCATTGAAG AAATCCGACCCAGTCGTGTCTTACAGAGAGACAGTGTCTGAGGAGTCCAAACAAATGTGCCTGTCCAAGTCCCCAAACAAGCATAACCGTCTTTTCATGAAGGCTCGCCCCCTGGCTGAAGGTCTGCCCGAGGACATCGATAAGGGTGAGGTCTCGTCCAGGCAGGAGTTGAAAGCCCGTGCCCGTTATCTGGCTGAGAAGTATGAGTGGGAGGTGACTGAGGCCCGTAAGATCTGGTGCTTTGGTCCTGACGGAACTGGCCCCAATGTCCTGGTGGACGTCACCAAGGGAGTCCAGTACCTTAATGAGATCAAGGACAGCGTTGTGGCTGGCTTCCAGTGGGCCACCAAGGAG GGTGTGCTGTGTGAAGAGAACATGCGTGGCTGTCGCTTTGACGTTCATGATGTGACACTTCATGCTGATGCCATTCACCGTGGTGGTGGCCAGATCATTCCTACAGCCCGTAGGGTGCTTTACGCCTGCCAGCTTACAGCTGAGCCAAGGCTCCTCGAGCCGGTCTACCTGGTGGAGATCCAG TGCCCAGAGGCTGTTGTTGGTGGCATCTATGGTGTACTGAACAGAAAGAGAGGTCTGGTATTTGAGGAGTCCCAGGTTGCGGGAACACCCATGTTTGTGGTCAAGGCCTACCTGCCTGTCAATGAGTCTTTTG GTTTCACTGCTGACCTCCGCTCCAACACCTCTGGTCAGGCCTTCCCACAGTGTGTGTTTGACCACTGGCAGATCCTGCCTGGAGACCCCATGGAGCCCAACACCAAGCCTGCTCAGATTGTGGCAGACACACGCAAACGCAAGGGTCTCAAGGAAGGAATTCCAGCTCTGGATAACTATTTGGACAAATTGTAA